A genomic region of Phragmites australis chromosome 2, lpPhrAust1.1, whole genome shotgun sequence contains the following coding sequences:
- the LOC133910060 gene encoding putative disease resistance protein RGA3, whose amino-acid sequence MNHLPLLGPSSSLVHCSVSLLLSRSPAMELLLSAIATDVLSRALYMVIQKYRRCKAEETEQKLQRLQRVLLRIAATVEEAEGRHITNQAMLRQLEMLRQGMYGGHYMLDTFRYRGHGGDEEVSGGRAVPLPRFSSAKRLLSFPVSGNSENMQTAVIDAESVKKLEKMLDGLEKMIGDVEEFAMFLEGYPRICWQPYNAYLMLDKVMFGRQMEKETIINFLLQPEGASNGNPGVLPIVGVARVGKSTLVEHVCLDERVRGYFSSIVLFTGDDAGSLAALKGSGVIKHQTRTAPSCGRSLVVIELAWDMEEDTWRKLYSSAASSMGHGSKIIITSRAEKIVALGTTQALRLKVLPQEAYWYFFKALAFWSTNPDDQPKLASLGMEIAVLLNGSFLGANVVGSLMRTNFNAQFWRRVLQCLRDFRSKHLLMFGEDPTDLLRRDQPVYIWRMARTRHVVKICKVYEKRSPQHGDGVPKLTAQDILTGRVTHQGKFCMVSWRSRIPPYYTYLASCVSQTAECSTVNKKRPRKPRV is encoded by the coding sequence ATGAACCACTTACCACTCCTTGGCCCGTCCTCATCCCTTGTCCATTGCTCCGTCAGCCTTCTCCTCTCGAGGAGTCCTGCAATGGAGCTCCTTCTTTCGGCAATAGCTACCGATGTCCTCAGCAGAGCCTTGTACATGGTCATCCAAAAGTACAGACGGTGCAAGGCAGAAGAGACAGAGCAAAAGCTCCAGCGGCTACAGCGCGTGCTGCTCCGGATCGCCGCCACGGTCGAAGAGGCCGAGGGGCGGCACATCACCAACCAGGCGATGCTCCGGCAGCTTGAGATGCTTAGGCAAGGCATGTACGGCGGCCACTACATGCTCGACACCTTCAGGTACAGAGGCCATGGAGGCGACGAAGAGGTGAGTGGTGGCCGCGCTGTCCCCTTGCCTCGATTCAGTTCAGCCAAGCGCCTCCTCTCCTTTCCCGTTAGTGGTAACTCAGAGAACATGCAAACCGCTGTGATCGACGCCGAGAGCGTGAAAAAGCTTGAGAAGATGCTCGACGGCCTCGAGAAGATGATCGGTGATGTGGAGGAGTTCGCCATGTTCTTGGAGGGATACCCTCGCATCTGCTGGCAGCCGTACAACGCGTACTTGATGCTTGACAAGGTCATGTTCGGTCGGCAGATGGAGAAGGAGACGATCATCAACTTTCTGCTCCAGCCAGAAGGCGCCAGCAACGGAAATCCTGGGGTGCTTCCGATCGTCGGCGTGGCGAGGGTCGGGAAGAGCACGCTCGTAGAGCATGTTTGCCTTGACGAGAGGGTGCGCGGCTACTTCTCCTCTATTGTTCTCTTCACCGGAGATGATGCTGGAAGCCTTGCCGCTCTAAAAGGCAGTGGTGTGATCAAGCATCAAACTCGCACTGCTCCCTCGTGTGGAAGGTCACTTGTGGTCATTGAGCTAGCTTGGGACATGGAGGAGGATACATGGAGAAAGCTGTACTCCTCGGCAGCAAGCAGCATGGGGCATGGGAGCAAGATCATAATCACAAGTAGAGCAGAGAAGATAGTTGCTCTTGGAACAACGCAGGCTCTCAGACTGAAGGTTCTGCCGCAAGAAGCTTACTGGTATTTTTTCAAGGCGCTCGCATTCTGGAGCACAAACCCCGACGATCAACCGAAGCTCGCATCCCTAGGCATGGAGATCGCGGTGCTGCTGAACGGTTCGTTCTTGGGAGCAAACGTAGTGGGAAGCTTGATGAGAACCAATTTTAACGCCCAGTTCTGGCGCAGGGTGCTTCAGTGCTTGAGAGATTTCAGAAGCAAGCACCTGCTCATGTTTGGTGAGGATCCTACAGATCTTCTACGGAGAGACCAGCCAGTATACATATGGAGGATGGCCAGGACTCGACATGTTGTTAAAATCTGCAAAGTTTATGAGAAGCGCTCTCCCCAGCATGGTGATGGTGTCCCCAAGCTAACAGCACAGGACATTCTAACAGGACGTGTTACACACCAGGGCAAGTTCTGCATGGTATCATGGAGATCTAGAATACCTCCCTACTACACCTACTTAGCCAGTTGTGTGTCGCAGACGGCCGAATGCTCGACGGTCAACAAGAAGCGCCCTCGGAAGCCAAGGGTTTGA
- the LOC133908624 gene encoding RGG repeats nuclear RNA binding protein A-like, with product MATINPFDILGADDNDDPSRLIAAAAAAAQRAEAKKSAAAPAGKAAQPAAAAKFPTKPTPPSQAVREARGGGAPPRGGFGRGERGRGRGGRGYGQNRDFGGDNANDFQGGYGGGGAGDGAVSGGVEGDRERGPRPPFRGGGRRGGYRNGDFGDDSERPPRRNYERHSGTGRGYEMKRDGAGRGNWGTATDEVLAQETEEVLKVEEGAPMADKQGEQNDAPTADENKDNKDASANEEEEKEEDKEMTLEEFEKLREEKRKALVALKAAERKVEVDKDLQSMQPLSTKKGSDEVFIKLGSDKDKKKESAERDERAKKSLSINEFLKPAEGERYYGGRGRGRGRGERGGFRGGYGGGYNRGPAAAPSIEDQAHFPTLSGK from the exons ATGGCCACCATCAACCCGTTCGACATCCTCGGCGCCGACGACAACGACGACCCCTCGCGGCTGATAGccgccgctgcggcggcggcgcagaggGCCGAGGCTAAGAAGTCCGCCGCGGCGCCAGCTGGGAAGGCGGCCCAGCCCGCGGCGGCCGCCAAGTTCCCGACCAAGCCCACTCCTCCCTCGCAGGCAG TGAGAGAGGCACGCGGTGGCGGTGCACCACCACGTGGTGGCTTTGGCCGTGGTGAACGTGGTCGTGGCAGAGGGGGAAGGGGATATGGTCAGAACCGTGACTTCGGTGGCGACAACGCCAATGACTTCCAGGGAGGTTATGGTGGCGGAGGCGCTGGAGATGGTGCTGTATCTGGTGGAGTAGAAGGGGACAGGGAGAGAGGCCCTCGCCCCCCATTCCGTGGAGGAGGAAGGCGTGGTGGCTACCGAAATGGTGACTTTGGTGATGACTCTGAGAGGCCACCTCGGAGAAACTATGAGCGCCACAGTGGGACTGGCCGTGGGTATGAGATGAAGCGCGATGGTGCCGGGCGTGGGAACTGGGGCACTGCCACTGATGAGGTTCTTGCGCA GGAAACTGAAGAAGTTCTGAAGGTTGAGGAGGGTGCTCCTATGGCTGACAAACAGGGCGAGCAGAATGATGCCCCAACAGCAGATGAAAACAAAGACAACAAGGATGCTTCTGCaaatgaggaggaagagaaggaagaggatAAG GAGATGACTCTGGAGGAGTTTGAGAaattaagggaggagaagaggaaagCACTAGTTGCTTTGAAGGCTGCAGAGAGGAAGGTTGAAGTTGATAAGGATCTGCAGTCTATGCAGCCACTTTCCACCAAGAAAGGAAGTGATGAAGTTTTCATTAAGTTG GGTTCTGACAAGGATAAGAAGAAGGAAAGCGCTGAGCGTGATGAGCGTGCCAAGAAG TCCCTGAGCATCAATGAGTTCCTGAAGCCTGCTGAAGGAGAAAGATACTATGGTGGCCGTGGTCGTGGAAGGGGCCGTGGGGAGCGTGGTGGTTTTAGAGGTGGATATGGTGGGGGATACAATCGTGGCCCAGCTGCTGCACCATCCATCGAAGATCAAGCACATTTCCCAACACTTAGTGGAAAGTGA